The Stratiformator vulcanicus genome has a segment encoding these proteins:
- a CDS encoding phage integrase SAM-like domain-containing protein → MSFQTPADSANASVDWTSRYGERHRWRRINDFPDGIRRPEKVRIYRRTSHYILQWWSKSLGKNVSARVDGDLLDALSRAREIESAMATTGESESGRGRIKILDLTRRYLEDASKRADAGEISPATCRRYRSAVAHLEEFAGSAEVQRKYRWASEVDREFASEFAAFLRKKAVSANGRGDGGRPMKSADYVLATCRACFAWGIDPDRGGLLRSNFRNPFRDAAKSRRHATDLYTPLPITIEMAVEFIKDCSAEELQMFVPIILFGLRPSEVCFLFREDCRSDSWSVRCHPELEYYTKGRRDKRFPVTNELSSILETLRGKDDLGLYLRVSGSAARRSPSRRGLIQTFSSAASRPTAMSSESRLKLRDRILRESGAFDYDRLEKRFRKIKKRLGWPDTATLKGFRHLFASAMEDAGVSESYRRYFMGQAPGKAPINAYTHLTKLHEQFGRLIQREYLPIVEALRMRLGADEKANAA, encoded by the coding sequence ATGATTTTCCTGACGGGATTCGGCGTCCGGAGAAAGTCCGAATCTACAGGCGAACCTCGCATTATATCCTGCAGTGGTGGTCGAAGTCGCTCGGAAAGAACGTCTCCGCACGCGTTGATGGCGACTTGCTCGACGCTTTGAGCCGAGCCCGTGAAATCGAATCGGCCATGGCGACAACGGGAGAGTCGGAGTCGGGACGAGGCCGCATTAAGATTTTGGATTTGACCCGGCGGTATCTCGAAGATGCTTCGAAGCGGGCAGACGCGGGCGAAATTTCCCCGGCGACTTGCCGGCGATATCGCTCAGCGGTAGCGCACCTCGAAGAATTTGCCGGCAGTGCGGAGGTGCAGCGGAAATACCGCTGGGCCAGCGAGGTCGATCGTGAATTTGCCTCCGAATTCGCAGCGTTTTTGCGGAAAAAGGCGGTTTCCGCGAACGGTCGGGGCGACGGGGGGCGGCCGATGAAATCAGCCGACTACGTGCTCGCCACCTGCCGGGCCTGCTTCGCTTGGGGCATCGATCCGGACAGGGGCGGATTGCTTCGATCGAATTTCCGGAACCCGTTCCGGGACGCGGCGAAATCTCGTCGGCATGCCACCGATCTATACACGCCGCTTCCGATCACAATCGAAATGGCGGTCGAGTTCATTAAAGACTGCTCTGCCGAAGAACTTCAGATGTTTGTTCCGATCATCCTGTTCGGCCTGCGGCCTTCTGAGGTCTGTTTTTTATTCCGAGAGGACTGCCGGTCCGACAGTTGGTCTGTGAGATGCCATCCGGAGTTGGAATATTACACGAAGGGCCGACGCGATAAGCGGTTTCCCGTCACGAATGAGTTAAGTTCGATTCTTGAGACTCTGCGTGGAAAAGACGATCTCGGATTGTATCTGCGCGTCTCCGGGTCCGCGGCTCGCCGGAGCCCGAGCCGCCGAGGCCTAATCCAGACATTTTCGTCGGCCGCCTCGAGGCCTACGGCAATGTCATCCGAGAGCCGCCTGAAACTGCGTGACCGAATCCTGCGCGAGTCGGGCGCGTTTGACTATGACCGTCTCGAAAAGCGATTCCGCAAAATCAAAAAACGGCTCGGGTGGCCGGATACAGCGACTCTGAAAGGTTTTCGGCACCTGTTCGCCTCCGCGATGGAGGACGCGGGCGTCTCCGAGTCGTACCGCCGATATTTCATGGGGCAGGCTCCCGGCAAAGCCCCGATCAACGCCTACACACACCTGACGAAGCTACACGAGCAGTTCGGTCGGCTGATTCAACGTGAGTACCTGCCAATCGTCGAAGCTCTCAGAATGCGGCTGGGAGCGGACGAAAAAGCCAACGCCGCCTGA
- a CDS encoding molybdopterin converting factor, protein MKIMLINNDGGGFADWVEVADGTTTSQLFAKHIPHGSPRDYLIRVNRLPASAEQELTEGDRVSITPTKIEGAVHAA, encoded by the coding sequence ATGAAGATCATGCTGATTAACAACGACGGTGGCGGATTCGCGGACTGGGTCGAAGTGGCTGATGGCACCACGACCTCGCAGCTGTTCGCCAAGCACATTCCCCACGGGTCGCCGCGGGACTACCTCATCCGTGTCAATCGCCTTCCCGCTTCGGCGGAGCAGGAACTGACCGAGGGCGATCGCGTCTCGATTACGCCGACCAAGATTGAAGGAGCTGTTCACGCGGCGTGA
- the cas2 gene encoding CRISPR-associated endonuclease Cas2, giving the protein MRTLYVIAYDICDAKRLRRVHRQMKGFGDPLQYSIFRCELTPLELQDLKSRLWNILKLDDDRVMVLRLGPVGGAADDSIEYWGAPLVEPSEPAATIV; this is encoded by the coding sequence ATGCGAACGCTCTATGTCATCGCCTATGATATCTGTGACGCGAAGCGGCTGCGCCGGGTCCACCGCCAGATGAAAGGCTTTGGCGATCCGCTACAGTACTCGATCTTCCGCTGTGAACTGACACCGCTGGAACTTCAGGACCTGAAAAGCCGGTTGTGGAATATCTTAAAACTTGATGATGACCGGGTCATGGTCTTGAGACTCGGTCCGGTCGGCGGCGCCGCCGATGACAGCATCGAGTACTGGGGAGCCCCTCTTGTCGAACCGTCTGAACCGGCTGCCACTATCGTTTGA
- the cas4g/cas1g gene encoding CRISPR-associated endonuclease Cas4g/Cas1g yields MTDATLTTPLIPARMLNEFAYCPRLAYLEWVQGEWADNLETAQGTFGHRRVDRPDRKFIRRPKEGAEEEQSEACDDEPPKLHARSLDLSAPAEGLVAKLDLAEIEGNVATPVDYKRGRVPDVPAQAYEPERVQLCAQGLILRENGFQSDGGVLYFIASKKRVVVPFDDELVSRTRSLVSELTQATESEQMPPPLDDSPKCPRCSLVGICLPDETNFLKRITPNNDLEDHTSASTRNGLRKLLPSRDNALPLYVTKQGAFVGKSGERLTVKFKGEQLSDTKLIDVSQVALFGNVIVSAAAAKELSVRNIPICHYTYGGWFHSMTTGHDHKNVELRIRQFGIASRPEESLCLARDLIVGKIKNCRTLLRRHLGDPGADVLRRLKVAAAEAAAADSAPTLLGLEGAAARDYFQAFFPLISGPYEFDISSRNRRPPKDPVNAVLSFVYALLVKELTVSLRSVGFDPLLGFFHTPRYGRPSLALDLAEEFRPLIGDSVTLTLFNNGELTPGSFISRAGAVALTDTARKAVLAAFERRLSTEITHPIFGYKISYRRVLEVQSRLLSRRVLGDLPEYVPFTTR; encoded by the coding sequence ATGACCGACGCGACGCTCACCACCCCCCTCATCCCCGCCCGGATGCTCAATGAGTTCGCCTACTGCCCCCGGCTCGCTTACCTCGAGTGGGTGCAGGGGGAGTGGGCCGACAACCTCGAAACCGCCCAAGGAACCTTCGGGCATCGGCGGGTCGATCGGCCCGATCGAAAATTTATCCGCAGGCCGAAAGAAGGTGCCGAAGAAGAGCAGAGCGAAGCCTGTGACGATGAGCCGCCGAAGCTTCATGCCCGTTCGCTCGATCTGTCCGCACCCGCCGAAGGTCTCGTCGCCAAGCTCGACCTCGCCGAGATCGAAGGCAACGTCGCCACTCCCGTCGACTATAAACGCGGCCGCGTCCCCGATGTGCCGGCGCAGGCTTACGAACCCGAGCGGGTTCAACTCTGTGCTCAGGGATTAATTCTCCGCGAGAACGGCTTTCAGTCCGACGGAGGAGTGCTCTACTTTATCGCCTCGAAAAAGCGCGTCGTCGTGCCGTTCGACGATGAACTTGTCAGTCGTACGCGATCACTTGTTTCCGAATTAACACAGGCGACCGAATCCGAGCAGATGCCGCCGCCGCTCGACGACAGCCCGAAATGTCCCCGTTGCTCGCTCGTCGGCATCTGCCTGCCGGACGAGACGAACTTTCTGAAGCGCATCACCCCGAACAACGATTTAGAGGACCACACCTCCGCTTCGACCCGCAACGGACTCCGCAAACTTCTTCCGTCTCGTGACAACGCGTTGCCACTGTATGTGACGAAACAGGGAGCCTTCGTGGGTAAGTCCGGTGAACGGCTGACGGTTAAATTTAAGGGTGAGCAGCTTTCTGATACCAAGCTGATCGACGTCAGCCAGGTCGCGCTATTCGGCAATGTCATTGTCTCGGCCGCCGCTGCGAAGGAGCTTTCGGTCCGGAATATTCCGATCTGTCATTACACCTACGGCGGCTGGTTCCACTCGATGACGACGGGGCACGACCACAAGAACGTGGAACTTCGCATCCGGCAGTTCGGCATCGCGAGCCGACCCGAGGAGTCGCTATGTCTTGCCCGCGATTTGATCGTCGGCAAGATTAAGAATTGCCGGACCTTGCTCCGGCGGCATCTCGGCGACCCGGGCGCCGACGTCCTTCGTCGATTAAAAGTTGCCGCCGCCGAGGCTGCTGCGGCCGACTCCGCCCCGACACTTCTCGGCCTCGAAGGCGCGGCTGCGCGAGATTATTTTCAGGCATTCTTTCCTCTGATTAGCGGTCCGTACGAATTCGATATCAGTTCCCGCAATCGGAGACCGCCGAAGGATCCGGTTAACGCGGTCCTCTCCTTCGTCTATGCCCTGCTGGTCAAAGAGCTGACCGTCTCTTTAAGAAGCGTCGGCTTCGACCCGCTGCTCGGATTCTTCCACACACCCCGCTACGGTCGCCCCTCATTGGCACTCGATCTGGCCGAGGAGTTCCGGCCACTCATCGGCGACTCCGTCACACTCACTCTGTTTAATAACGGTGAGCTGACCCCGGGCAGCTTCATTTCTCGCGCCGGTGCCGTGGCTTTGACCGACACCGCCCGCAAAGCCGTTCTCGCTGCGTTCGAACGTCGCCTCTCGACCGAAATCACGCATCCGATTTTCGGCTATAAGATCTCTTACCGCCGCGTCCTCGAAGTGCAAAGCCGATTGCTCTCCCGACGGGTGCTCGGCGATCTCCCGGAGTACGTCCCTTTTACGACGCGTTAA
- a CDS encoding type I-G CRISPR-associated protein, Cas3-extension family: MTATQTAEPSEGLLLPGLDGTNPLGFLAAVGLLRVVSEIGARDMVRLCWESARGTWLPRLTGHGIASVDFPNVVTDQLKNMPRDCWVIDKKLPFDRLKFREHLIKKQHAASGESRVAADLLAALGVDIASKGGSAFIDTALRMVRSGDAQGQGFLHYAHEIIQQATLEEVRHALFERWVFRPAGSPLRLAPEEAKSYAYRADDPKTEKPESVRGANFLALVGLPFFPIVPRPSSAATVGFRKTAKRNDPAFVWPIWNRPLSASLVKSLLTLSWPTTDDGRREATERGISAVYQSDQFRPSTYYKNFTPARRIV; the protein is encoded by the coding sequence ATGACCGCAACTCAGACCGCCGAACCGTCCGAAGGCCTCCTCCTGCCCGGCCTGGACGGCACCAACCCGCTCGGCTTCCTCGCCGCCGTGGGGCTCCTGCGGGTCGTATCCGAAATTGGTGCGCGAGATATGGTCCGTCTCTGTTGGGAATCCGCACGCGGCACGTGGCTGCCACGGTTAACAGGGCACGGCATTGCTTCTGTCGACTTCCCAAACGTCGTCACCGACCAGTTGAAGAACATGCCCCGTGACTGCTGGGTGATCGACAAAAAGTTGCCGTTCGATCGCCTCAAGTTCCGCGAGCATCTTATTAAAAAACAGCACGCCGCCTCAGGCGAATCGCGCGTCGCAGCGGACTTGCTCGCGGCTCTAGGGGTGGATATAGCCTCGAAAGGTGGAAGTGCCTTCATCGACACCGCGCTCAGAATGGTCCGGTCCGGAGACGCGCAAGGACAGGGGTTCCTTCATTACGCACACGAGATCATCCAGCAAGCTACGCTCGAAGAAGTCCGGCACGCCCTTTTCGAAAGGTGGGTTTTTCGACCCGCAGGCTCGCCACTTCGTCTCGCTCCCGAAGAGGCAAAGTCCTACGCCTATCGGGCCGACGATCCCAAGACCGAAAAGCCCGAGTCCGTGCGCGGCGCGAACTTCTTGGCGCTCGTAGGGCTACCATTCTTCCCAATTGTTCCACGACCCAGCTCTGCCGCAACGGTGGGCTTTCGCAAAACTGCGAAACGGAACGATCCGGCTTTCGTCTGGCCGATCTGGAATCGCCCGCTTTCTGCTTCACTCGTTAAGTCCCTCTTAACACTCTCCTGGCCCACCACCGATGACGGGCGCCGTGAAGCAACGGAAAGGGGAATATCCGCCGTCTATCAATCCGACCAGTTCCGCCCGAGCACCTACTACAAGAACTTCACCCCCGCCCGCCGCATCGTGTGA
- the cas3g gene encoding type I-G CRISPR-associated helicase/endonuclease Cas3g, whose product MNETRLDFASFFEELHGHPPYDWQHRLAENAIEGDWPGAVDLPTGSGKTACIDIAVFALAAQADRSPAERSAPRRIFFSVNRRVIVDEAFERSRRIANALWIAEQSDAGDKPALRQVAANLRRIAGTEPEDPAPPLDVLELRGGIYRDNRWARSVVQPTVVCTTPDQLGSRLLFRGYGVSSKAAPIPAALIAYDSLLFLDEAHISEPFRQTLENVSRFVDPTKWAERDIGVPPFTVVPMTATPNEAMQSRGVVRLGEADRANDRLKRRLEASKPATLRPPSKNLQKDVVSEATELLNNGPAAIGIIVNRVATAREIFATLEALPKETGNKKSKKPSLPEGTAIELVIGATRPIDRDDQARRLRALVGGIERPDKSEVSSIVVATQCLEVGADYDFDVLLTECASLDALRQRFGRLNRGGRPVEARASIFIYQKDVKAEDKLKDDKPLDPIYGNALARTWNWLTEAKSEADQVDFGIDAFTRLLKQSDDSGRIPAAQLPPSALLDAPVMMPAYVDLWCQTEPTPEPDPDVALFIHGPQETEPDVAVCWRADLINEDGSGPKNWCDTVALLPPTSAECLRLPISRVRRWLDGALDQVNQYADTLGQPEPDDGSKETKGDRPPLGVLWKGKRDSTLLSEPADLKPGSTLVLPADMENSAWLGHLPDWEQVQNEGETRTRIRDRAEQAFRTAKNRAAVRLHPALRHLYPADAPAIEALFQAASRHLHEKLSNDDWQGFIDAAADKHAEFSAFASLGNPRIELYPDRKGVVLYARNRLDPHHGQTLPTLDDEEDETSRNQLGEISLKDHTAHVVAEIEQTLALVGQSLPHELFGNAAKWHDLGKADERFQAMLWRGDRTDACLRAGTSARILAKSDGVPLSRTAIKDAYRRAGLPWGFRHEMLSMQLVEAHGLAAGEGDPELTLHLIAAHHGYARPFAPVVPDEELPAVRVDDVALTAAQRSELIPAHRLDSGVGERFWRLTRRYGWWGLAYLEALLRLADQRASAKEDNA is encoded by the coding sequence GTGAATGAAACGCGCCTCGACTTTGCGTCTTTCTTCGAAGAGTTGCACGGACACCCGCCTTACGACTGGCAGCACCGCCTCGCGGAGAATGCCATCGAAGGGGACTGGCCGGGAGCCGTCGATCTGCCCACCGGCAGTGGGAAGACGGCCTGCATCGACATCGCGGTCTTCGCGCTCGCCGCCCAAGCCGATCGTTCGCCTGCCGAACGTTCTGCCCCCCGCCGGATCTTCTTCAGCGTCAACCGGCGCGTCATCGTCGACGAAGCGTTCGAACGATCTCGGAGGATCGCCAACGCCCTGTGGATCGCAGAACAGTCCGACGCCGGCGACAAGCCGGCCCTTCGGCAGGTCGCGGCAAACCTGCGGCGAATCGCCGGGACCGAACCCGAGGATCCCGCTCCGCCGCTCGACGTACTCGAGCTCCGCGGCGGAATCTACCGCGACAATCGCTGGGCCCGCTCCGTCGTCCAGCCGACCGTCGTCTGCACGACGCCAGATCAGCTCGGCTCGCGGCTCCTCTTTCGCGGCTACGGGGTCTCCTCGAAAGCCGCCCCGATCCCGGCAGCGCTGATCGCTTACGACTCCCTCCTGTTTCTCGACGAGGCCCACATCAGCGAACCCTTTCGACAGACGTTGGAGAACGTCTCCCGCTTCGTCGATCCCACGAAATGGGCCGAAAGGGACATCGGCGTCCCGCCTTTCACCGTCGTCCCCATGACCGCCACGCCCAACGAAGCGATGCAAAGCCGTGGCGTCGTCCGGCTCGGTGAGGCGGACCGCGCGAACGACCGCCTGAAGCGTCGGCTCGAAGCGTCGAAACCGGCGACCCTGAGACCGCCCTCGAAGAACCTCCAGAAGGACGTCGTCAGCGAAGCGACGGAATTGTTAAACAACGGCCCGGCGGCGATCGGCATCATCGTCAATCGCGTCGCCACCGCGCGGGAGATCTTCGCCACGCTCGAAGCGCTGCCGAAAGAAACGGGAAATAAGAAGTCGAAAAAGCCGAGCCTTCCCGAAGGAACCGCGATCGAACTCGTCATCGGCGCCACGCGGCCGATCGACCGGGACGATCAGGCGCGTCGACTGCGAGCGCTCGTTGGAGGAATCGAGCGCCCCGACAAGTCCGAGGTGTCCAGCATCGTCGTCGCGACGCAGTGTCTGGAGGTCGGTGCCGATTACGACTTCGATGTCTTGCTTACCGAGTGCGCATCGCTCGACGCCCTGCGGCAGCGGTTCGGCCGGCTTAACCGCGGGGGCCGTCCGGTCGAAGCCCGGGCCTCGATCTTCATCTACCAGAAGGATGTCAAAGCCGAAGACAAGCTGAAGGACGACAAGCCGCTCGACCCGATCTACGGGAACGCCCTCGCCCGCACGTGGAACTGGCTAACCGAGGCAAAGTCCGAAGCGGACCAGGTCGACTTTGGCATCGACGCCTTCACAAGGCTTCTTAAGCAGAGCGATGACTCCGGGCGGATTCCGGCCGCCCAGCTGCCACCCTCGGCGCTCCTCGACGCGCCGGTGATGATGCCCGCCTACGTCGACCTGTGGTGCCAAACCGAGCCGACTCCGGAACCGGACCCCGATGTCGCCCTCTTCATTCACGGCCCCCAAGAGACCGAACCCGACGTCGCGGTCTGTTGGCGGGCCGACCTGATCAACGAAGACGGCTCCGGGCCGAAGAATTGGTGTGACACCGTCGCGCTCCTCCCGCCGACCTCCGCCGAATGTCTGAGGCTGCCGATCTCACGCGTCCGACGCTGGCTCGACGGCGCGCTCGACCAAGTCAATCAATACGCCGACACGCTCGGTCAACCCGAACCGGACGACGGCTCCAAAGAGACGAAAGGTGATCGCCCGCCCTTGGGGGTTCTCTGGAAAGGGAAACGAGATTCCACGCTCCTATCAGAGCCGGCAGATCTTAAGCCCGGATCCACGCTCGTCCTTCCGGCCGATATGGAAAACTCCGCATGGCTCGGGCATCTCCCTGATTGGGAGCAGGTGCAGAATGAGGGAGAGACGCGGACCCGAATCCGAGACCGCGCCGAACAGGCCTTTCGCACCGCCAAGAACCGCGCCGCGGTCCGACTCCATCCCGCGCTGCGGCACCTGTACCCCGCCGATGCGCCGGCGATCGAAGCGCTGTTCCAAGCGGCATCCCGGCACCTTCACGAGAAGCTTTCGAATGACGATTGGCAAGGGTTTATCGACGCGGCCGCAGATAAGCACGCCGAGTTTTCGGCCTTCGCCTCGCTTGGCAACCCGCGGATCGAACTCTACCCCGACCGCAAGGGCGTCGTGCTTTATGCCCGCAACCGTCTCGACCCGCACCACGGCCAAACCCTCCCCACGCTCGACGACGAAGAGGACGAAACTTCGCGTAACCAGCTGGGAGAAATCTCCCTGAAAGATCACACGGCCCATGTCGTCGCCGAGATCGAACAGACGCTGGCATTGGTCGGCCAAAGTCTCCCTCACGAACTCTTCGGCAACGCCGCGAAATGGCATGACTTGGGAAAAGCCGATGAACGCTTTCAGGCGATGCTCTGGCGGGGCGACCGCACCGATGCGTGCCTTCGGGCCGGGACCTCAGCCCGGATCCTTGCCAAATCCGATGGCGTTCCCCTCAGTCGGACTGCAATTAAAGACGCGTATCGACGCGCCGGCCTCCCGTGGGGCTTCCGGCACGAAATGTTGAGCATGCAACTCGTCGAGGCCCACGGCCTGGCTGCAGGCGAAGGCGATCCCGAACTGACCCTGCATCTCATCGCCGCGCACCACGGTTATGCCCGCCCCTTCGCGCCCGTCGTGCCCGATGAAGAACTCCCCGCCGTCCGCGTCGACGACGTCGCGCTGACGGCAGCCCAGCGGTCCGAACTCATCCCCGCCCACCGGCTCGACTCCGGCGTCGGGGAACGCTTCTGGCGACTTACCCGCCGGTACGGCTGGTGGGGCCTGGCCTACCTCGAAGCCCTCCTCCGCCTCGCCGATCAACGGGCCAGCGCGAAGGAAGACAACGCATAA
- the csb2 gene encoding type I-G CRISPR-associated protein Csb2, with protein MPDLTIAWEYLTGYAVATDPTNRDQAEWPPHPARVFMALAAAWFETEPGVDADEIARQDYAAEADVLRVIERLGEPELHLPRVDAASERSIVTVYVPVNDKAGPSAATIQATPAMTRSRQPRTFPRRYVGSEPCRLHWAEADAIESHRDALDRLCAKVTRIGHSSSLVRMWVADDDAGPDAGEVWVPEELSSQHFCRAISPGLLDSLPDQTQIPRIERFAELVAEIQDAERDVAAMKGSGDKTLQKAARERQKIAKKAYEEQTGEKYKANAATPARLRPHVGQRTGYARVKARPSELRSSHFDSDLLILAQESGPRLLLATTLKATAALRRAVMDAAGGEVPDWVSGHAADGKPADRQFGHLSFLPLPFVGREHADGHLLGLALAFPEDVTRSERGQILGPLLIDESGRAKAVTLDLHGIGKVTLQKRSWDEPSQTLDPETWTGSGNRRPGSECWASVTPVVLDRFPKADRRNDRIAWEEEVREIIRGGVDRIGLPRPEQIDVDTTSWHRGSPRATSKRRKLRTDRGDAAPQTVATGGGFPPYPSKGTNASRPQVHVFLRFADPVIGPIAIGAGRYRGYGFFKPWRAGS; from the coding sequence ATGCCCGATCTCACCATCGCCTGGGAGTACCTCACCGGCTACGCCGTCGCGACCGACCCGACGAATCGCGATCAGGCCGAATGGCCGCCCCACCCGGCCCGCGTCTTCATGGCACTCGCAGCGGCCTGGTTCGAAACCGAGCCCGGTGTCGATGCCGATGAGATCGCGCGGCAGGACTATGCCGCCGAAGCCGATGTGCTCCGCGTGATCGAACGGCTCGGCGAACCGGAGCTGCATTTGCCTCGGGTCGACGCCGCGTCCGAACGGTCGATCGTCACGGTCTATGTTCCGGTCAACGACAAGGCCGGCCCCTCCGCGGCGACGATTCAGGCCACGCCGGCGATGACGCGAAGTCGACAGCCGCGGACCTTTCCCCGCCGGTACGTCGGCTCCGAGCCATGCCGCCTTCATTGGGCCGAGGCGGACGCGATCGAATCACATCGCGACGCCCTCGACCGCCTGTGCGCCAAGGTGACCCGCATTGGGCATTCGAGTTCGCTTGTGCGGATGTGGGTCGCCGATGATGACGCAGGGCCGGACGCGGGAGAGGTCTGGGTTCCTGAAGAACTGTCGTCACAGCATTTCTGCCGCGCGATTTCTCCCGGGCTTCTGGATTCGCTTCCCGACCAAACGCAAATTCCGCGTATCGAGCGATTCGCCGAGTTGGTCGCAGAAATTCAAGACGCCGAACGCGACGTCGCCGCGATGAAGGGGTCCGGGGACAAAACCCTGCAGAAAGCCGCGAGAGAACGTCAGAAGATTGCGAAGAAAGCCTACGAGGAGCAGACGGGAGAAAAATACAAAGCGAACGCAGCGACACCGGCCCGACTACGGCCCCACGTCGGCCAGCGGACCGGCTACGCCCGCGTGAAGGCTCGGCCGTCCGAGCTGCGCTCCTCACACTTCGATTCCGACCTGTTGATCCTCGCCCAGGAATCGGGCCCCCGGCTGCTACTCGCCACAACGCTCAAGGCAACCGCGGCACTCCGCCGGGCCGTGATGGACGCCGCAGGCGGCGAGGTGCCCGATTGGGTCAGCGGGCACGCGGCCGATGGAAAGCCGGCCGATCGACAATTCGGCCACCTTTCGTTTCTTCCGCTGCCGTTCGTCGGGAGGGAGCACGCCGATGGCCATTTGCTCGGGCTCGCCCTTGCCTTTCCCGAAGACGTGACCCGCAGCGAACGCGGGCAAATCCTCGGCCCGCTCCTGATCGACGAATCAGGCCGCGCGAAAGCGGTCACCCTCGATCTGCACGGGATCGGCAAGGTGACGCTGCAAAAGCGGTCGTGGGACGAACCGAGTCAAACGCTCGACCCCGAGACGTGGACCGGGTCAGGAAACCGACGTCCCGGTTCCGAGTGCTGGGCGTCGGTCACACCGGTCGTCCTTGATCGCTTCCCCAAAGCCGACCGCCGCAACGACCGCATCGCGTGGGAAGAAGAGGTCCGCGAGATCATCCGCGGCGGCGTTGATCGAATCGGCTTGCCCCGGCCGGAGCAGATCGACGTCGACACGACGAGCTGGCATCGCGGGAGCCCACGCGCGACGAGCAAGCGGCGCAAGCTGCGAACCGACAGAGGCGACGCCGCGCCGCAGACCGTCGCGACCGGCGGCGGGTTTCCGCCTTATCCGTCGAAAGGCACCAACGCTTCGCGGCCGCAGGTGCACGTCTTCCTGCGGTTCGCCGACCCGGTTATCGGCCCGATCGCCATCGGGGCGGGGCGCTACCGCGGCTACGGATTCTTCAAGCCCTGGAGGGCCGGATCGTGA
- the cas7g gene encoding type I-G CRISPR-associated RAMP protein Csb1/Cas7g: MTLTLDTLHAAVSGTAAAFRCRTRLQPAGGQGDKVFPPTYAGAVYATEKRCVPAPTDENPDLTAEVDCVLLDSVQSQANRMEEALQRAFDEGRLRLPLIEVNFDPFYPGDEALEDKGMRLLDPVGKVTSLEAPHRIADAILRDSLLDGVPFRQSERGRAVDRVSLKNATPLFELCPTALLFGMWDSTGPKGGLGAKFERAIVSEIVGIDATHGVRTASRVDPIVRKNPELYQAEDGGWTVLEPEAAKDSKKNPKPFGKKVSEINLGNVTPDVTSSGGVTIAYAEQTIVLSLPALRRLRFPVDGVFSVERDRAGRTVLAALGLAAAALADESGLDLRSRCLLYPTKGDLQWERLDRSGVEAFHLPAEDAIKVFHDAVDAARNVGLPWMEQPLVLTPSDALVKLVAKSQQLAAQQGGED; the protein is encoded by the coding sequence ATGACCCTCACCCTCGACACCCTTCACGCCGCCGTCAGCGGTACCGCGGCGGCTTTTCGTTGCCGGACCCGGCTTCAACCCGCCGGCGGCCAAGGCGATAAGGTCTTTCCTCCGACTTATGCCGGCGCGGTGTACGCGACCGAAAAACGTTGCGTCCCTGCCCCCACCGACGAAAACCCCGACCTGACCGCAGAGGTCGACTGCGTTTTGCTCGATTCCGTCCAGAGCCAGGCCAATCGCATGGAGGAAGCCTTGCAGCGGGCGTTCGACGAGGGGCGTCTCCGCCTGCCCTTGATTGAAGTCAACTTCGATCCCTTCTATCCGGGCGACGAAGCGCTCGAAGACAAGGGGATGCGGCTGCTCGACCCGGTCGGCAAGGTGACATCCTTGGAAGCCCCGCACCGGATCGCCGATGCGATCTTGCGCGACAGCCTGCTCGATGGCGTCCCCTTCCGCCAATCGGAACGCGGCCGGGCGGTCGACCGCGTCTCACTGAAGAACGCGACCCCGCTGTTCGAACTCTGCCCGACCGCCCTGCTGTTCGGAATGTGGGACTCGACGGGTCCGAAGGGGGGCCTGGGGGCGAAATTCGAACGGGCGATCGTGAGCGAAATCGTCGGGATCGACGCCACACACGGCGTGCGCACGGCGAGTCGCGTCGATCCGATCGTCCGGAAGAACCCGGAGCTGTACCAAGCCGAAGACGGCGGGTGGACGGTTCTGGAGCCGGAAGCCGCCAAAGATTCAAAGAAGAACCCAAAGCCTTTCGGGAAAAAAGTCTCGGAAATAAACCTTGGCAACGTGACCCCGGACGTCACGTCATCAGGCGGCGTCACGATCGCCTACGCGGAGCAGACGATCGTGCTCTCCCTTCCCGCTCTGCGGCGATTGCGATTTCCCGTCGACGGTGTGTTCTCCGTCGAACGGGATCGGGCGGGCCGGACGGTGCTCGCGGCGCTCGGTCTCGCGGCGGCGGCGCTGGCCGATGAATCGGGCCTCGACCTCCGCTCGCGGTGCCTGCTTTACCCAACCAAGGGCGACCTGCAGTGGGAACGCCTCGATCGTTCAGGCGTCGAAGCCTTCCACCTCCCCGCTGAGGATGCGATCAAGGTGTTTCACGACGCCGTCGACGCGGCCCGCAACGTCGGCCTGCCCTGGATGGAGCAGCCCCTCGTCCTCACGCCATCGGATGCCTTGGTGAAGCTGGTCGCCAAGAGCCAGCAGCTCGCCGCGCAGCAGGGAGGGGAGGACTGA